The DNA region CCTCTTCACTTGAGCAAGAAGTCCACCCAGATGTAATTCTGCTGTGAAGGGAGACTGTCTTGTCCACTTTCTTACTCAGCCCAGTTAGAGGTGGAAAGGAGAAGGGCTGTTGACCAAGCAGCCAGGTTGCTCAGAGCCCTGGCTCTCATGCCCAGGGCAGCCCCGCTGGCCCCTCTGGGAACTCTAATGGACACGAGGCTGGTAGGGTGCAGGGGCAGGAGCCCAACTGCGGGGAGCTCGGGCGCAAGCTTCTCCCCAGGGTTGCCAGCTTTCCTATTGTCTCCCCGCAGTTTGTGCTGAAGCATGAGGCTCTTGCTCACCTCCGGGAAGTGGCACGTTTCCCCAATACCCTGAACCCCCACAAAGAGGAGTCCCTGGCACTGGTCAGAACCATGATCGACCAGGTAATGGAGCTGCACCCGGGCGCCCGGTGGCTCCACGTCGGCTGTGACGAGGTGAGTGCCTCCCCTTGCCAGCAGGCAGCTCCCCCAAGTCTGCGGCAGCCCCTTCTCTTCGCCTCAAGGTCACCTGCTCCCACCTCGTGGGGTCTTCTCTTAAACAGAAAAGTAGCTCCAGGGATAAAGAAAGGCTGGTTGAGGAGATGTGCCCCAGTGAGGGCCTTGGTCCCAGCTGACAAATGATCTCCTGTGGGCAAACCTACTGAGCCAAGCAGGGTGCAGTGGGGTTCAGGCACCCACGGGACAGCAGAGCAGCCCCTAGTTTACCGCACATTCATGTCCTTGGGGCCAAggtggccatgagtttgagccgGTTAGTTTTCTCTACCTGAAGCAGTGCAGTTTCAGACAGTGAGAGAAAGGAAATACCGCTTTAGGGTCATGGAGTACTGGCTGGAAAGGCAGTTCCCAGGGGTGCCCCCTCTTGTCTTCAAGAAACACAGGGTCTTAGGAAGATTACGAGCCACCGAGCAGTGACCCAAAGACCTCTGCTTGTCTGAGCTCAGGCATCTGAGCTGGGACAGTGGTTTGTGGACATTTTATTCCAGAGTTTGATCCTCTTCttcaaaaaaaacttttttttttaaataaaatacacgtAATATAGAATTTACCACTGAAAGCAATTGAAAGTGAACAATCCAGTAACTTTTTAGTCATTCTCAGTGTTGTGCAGCCCTCATCCCTGCCTAGTGCAGGGCCTctcatctccccaccccctcgCCCTCTGCCCCTGCAGCCATATCTCCTTTCCATCTCTGCAttatccccccaccccagcaccccaTAAATGAAATGCTGCTCCATGCGTGCATTCACCTTCTCCAGCTTCATTCATCTACGTGGCAGCTGAGTGATATTCTAGAGTGTGGACAGGCCACACTCTGTTTGTCCATCTTGTATTGCTGGACATCTGGTCATTTTTACCTTCTGGCTCCTGTGGTGCTCCTGTGCCCAGGCTCAAGGGAGTCTTTGAGCTGAGTTGGGGTGTCAGTGCAGAAGTCAGGGCACCCttcactgccccctccccatggGCAGCTGCCCTGAGATTCTCCCAGGCCACAGCATGAACCCATGGGTGAGAATGTATGGTCCTGGGGCCAACCCACCTGTGTCTCCTCCTAGGTCTACTACCTTGGAGAGGGTGAGACCTCAAGACAGTGGTTGCAGCAGGAGCCCAACAGCAAAGCAGGGCTGTGTCTGTCCCACATGGAGGCGGTGGCCAGCCATGTGCGGGCCCGGTACCCCACCACAACACCCCTGATGTGGGACGACATGCTGCGGGACATCCCTGAGGACCAGCTCTCAGGTTGGTGGAGCGCGGCCCTGGCgggcggggggtggtggtggtgcagGTCACACTCAGCAGTGGGGCTTCCTGGTGCCACGAGGGGTGGATGCCGAGTGCTCCGAGCCCCCAGCTGCTCAGGAGAGACCTAGACCCTGTCATAGAGCTGCACTGAAGCTTCTAGTTCCAGACCACTCCGTTATTAGGACCACTTTCACGTGTTTCTCGTATGACAGTGCTGTTTCCCTAAAAGGTCTTGCAGGAGGGTGGTTGTGAGAGACCTGACCTGGAGGGTAGCATGAGGCCCTGGGGGGGCATCGACCATCAGGAGCAGGGGATGGGTTGCGGAGCAGCGGCCAGGGGATGAGTTGCGGAGCAGCGGCCCCCAGCAGACCATGAGATCATCCAGTGCTTCTAGGGCCCTCAGCCCCACACGCCTGCATGGCCAGCCCTGTAGGGGCCTCCACTGAGGTTCACACTGGCTGGTGGAGGGACGCAGAGGCCCCCACCAAGCCCAGCAAGGCCCAGCCTGAGGCTCTGGGGTGAGACGGGGAGATTGCCACGAACGCTTCTGCAAGGTCCAGGTGTCCTGGCTGCAGCCATTACCACATGTGGCCACTTAGGTTTTAATTCACTATAAATAAGTCCGCTTAGCAGTGCATTCCTGCTGCACCTGGGCCTGCCCCGCGTGCAGACAGTGCAGCTCCCTCTCTTGAGGGAGCTCTGGGGCCGCTGGCCTGGGGCTCGGCCCTAGCAGCTCCAGCAGTGTCCAGTCACTTCCAGAGCTGACTGGCCTGGCGGCTGCAGTGTTTATAACCAAACGCTTAGCGTAGTACTGAGTCTGTACTTAAATCCATTTTAATGCAAGAAAGGAGGGCTGAAGGGACCCACCCTCATGGCCTCTCTCCACTCCCAGGGTCGAGGGTGCCGCAGCTggtggagcctgtgctctgggactATGGGGCTGACCTGGACATCCACGGCAAAGGTCAGTACCAGAACGGAGCCTGCCGGTCATGGGCTCCTCTTGGTTTTCCACCCAGACAAGCGAGTGTCTCAGGCTTCGCAGCTACACCTCCTCAGGGCCTGCCACTCACACTTCTTACTTGCTCACCCAGCGCTCCTTGTGGAGAAGTACCAGAAGAGTGGcttctcctggctctgggccgcaAGCGCCTTCAAGGGGGCCACAGGAGTGAACCAGAGCCTGACCCCCATCGAGCACCACCTCAGAAACCACCTGCAGTGGCTGCAGGTGGCGGGCAGCATGCCAGCGGACACACTGCGGGGCATCATCCTGACTGGCTGGCAGAGGTGAGGCCACGTGGGCCCCAGGGATGCCCTATAAGTGGCTCCCGTCACTCAGGACACATGGCCCTCCTCAGCCCATCCagtctgggcctcagttcttctctccttctgtcaAGGGGAAGCAGCCAGCACTCTGAGGAGGGTGTGGGAGGACCAGCCGCTCAAAACAAGCCCCTTGAAGTCAAGCCCCTCACACCACACTGCTGAGGGGATGCGGCTCAGGGTGTTAGCGCTCCGGGGCACTGGCCCTCCTGGTGCACGCTCTGTCTGCACCATGCGTGTCTCTGTGTGTTCACACCACCCCGGCCACTTTGGGAGAGGCGTGAAGACAGACCTCAGCTCATTCAGAATTTCACACCATCTGAAAAGTAGAGTTACAAGTTAACCCCTGGTCCCAGGCAAGTCCTGGCCTCAGGTCCCATGCTGAGGGGGAGGCCAGGTGACCCCAACACCAAGAGCAGGAGGCCCTGACCCCACGGGAGGCAGCTGGAGGCAGGGCTGACTGCTGACCCTCAGCCCGCCCTCACAGGGCTGAGTCAGAGATGAACTCCCAAGAATTTCAAGGTGGCAGCTACAGAGCATCAAGCCCAGGCAGGTCCCTCAGGGTGGGATCCGAGTGTGACTGCCCACACACCCACAAAACCAAGGAAGCTCAGGAAGCAGCAGAAGCTTCTCAATCCCTGTCCTGTCTCGTGGTGGCTCATGCCCGAGCATCCGCTGAGTCCCTCTCCCGCGGACTTAGGTATGACCACTTCTCCGTGCTGTGCGAGCTGCTGCCCGTGGGAATCCCGTCCCTGGCCGTCTGTCTGCAGGCGCTGCTGCACGGTAtggtcccctgctcctcccaggaAGCCAAGTCCCGGGGCCTCCGACTACCACCTCCATTGGCTGGACTGTGGTCTTCCAACCCTTGAGGGCGAGGAACACACCATGGCCCTGATtcacctgcccacccaccccagtaCAGCCTGGGTCTTCAAGCCTAAACCCAAGACAGAGGCCAGGAAGGTAGGGGGACGGGCCCTGCAGGCAGAGGGAGCCCACAAGAAAGCTTATCATAGACAGGGTGCAGGAAAGGGCCCGTCCTCACTGGGTAAATATCCTGAGTGCCCAGTCAGTGGGTGTGGCCCCCAGCGAGGGCAGCTCCCTCACTTCTGGTTCTCGTGGGAGCAGCCAGGTGCAGGCAGAGATGCTTAGAGATGGAAGAAACCAGCAGACATGCTTGATGGCGAAGCCCTGGTTATATAAACTCCCATTCGAGACGAGGTGGGAATTTAATTGATGATGtatgtggtgttggagcagaaaGATGTTAAGGTGGTTGAAGAAAGTGAGGACTGAATAATGAACACACTTAGGATTGTGCTGAGCCACAAGGATGTGGAAGGACAGATACCAGGACTCTACCCTTTTCTAACCTTCCCGCCTTGGGCTCGTCCATCCCTGAGGTCGGCATGTATGTGGCTGGACGTGGCCAGCGGTCCTTCTCAACTACTTTGCCCACCACCCACGCCCAAAGGCCGGGAGGTCCAGCCAGCACAGGGTCCAGGCCACCTCCTCCAGAGGCCCTTCTGACCTCCATCTATGGTTGGTTTCAGGAGACTTTGCTGAACATGTCAAAGCAAGAGTGGAGAACTTTCTTGGGGTTTCAAGCCTGGAGGAAATGGATTTTAGGAGGTAacaccctcaccccctgccctgcctctcccctcacATTTGGGCCCTTCCTTAGTACGTCGGCTCCCTGTGCAGTGAGGGCGCCAGCTCCTTCCCTGGCAGCGACATCCTGGCCCTCGTCATACAAGTCAGCCTCCATCTGTGCAGCTCCGTGGACGCGCTGCTGGAGAGGGACAGGTGAGCAGGCGGGGGCGTGACCCCCACCACCTCCTGGCAAGGCAAGGGCCAGCTAATACTGCAGGGAAGCTTCCTGGGtggaaaacaacttttaaaagtcTCTACCAGCTTTTCAAAGGTCTTATTTTACAACCACTGAGGCTGCCTTATGAGCCACAGTGCACCCACCTATGTGTGTCGAtttgccccctgccccctggccCCCACTCCACTGCAGGTACGTGACCGGCTGGTTCAGCGCCTACCATCGCAGGAGGAAGCTCATCCATCCCGTCATGATCGAGCACATCCAGCCCCAGGCACTCAGGTAGCCCACGGCCCGCCCTGCTGTGTCCACCCCCGGGGCTGCCCACCCTCCACTGCGCACTGGTAGCCTTCTGGACGAGGTGACTAGGTATCACAGCCACCGACTCCTGGGTGACCTGACTGAATCAGCTGTGCCCTTAGGTGTTAAGAGAAGCTGGGGCATTCCTGCCTGAGAGGGTTGAGGGTCACCAGACGCCCTGAGCCAGGTCCAGGGCTCCTGGTAGGACCAGACTGCCTAGGGCTGTGGCCGCATGTGTCACCATGGGGACAGGGTCCCAGCCGGCCCTCCCCACCGCTCCCCCAGCTGTGAGCAGAGGCCAACACAGACTGTCCCCACTGAGTATAAGATGCCTTCAACTGTCAGGGCAGGTTCAGGCACCAAGAAAAACCCTGCCAGCCAGTTGTGAGGTGCCTGCTAGTTTCAGAGGTCAAACTGACAGTCACTCATTGATTCCCAACAACCTTATGAGGCTGGTGCAAAGGGCCCAGTTCCATGGATGAGTAAACTGAAGCCCAGGATGTCCTGACCTGTGGGGTTCTGGAGGCCATGAGGTACTCACTGGGCAGGCTCACTGTCTCACTGGTCCTCAGTCTCCTGGCCAGGTGGGACGCCCTCGCAGGGGAGCTGGAGGCTGCCCTGCAGCGTGTCTTCTACCCGGACACGGTGGAGGAGTGGCTGGAGGAGAACGTGCACCCCAGCCTGCGGCGGCTGCAGGCTCTGCTACAGGATCTGGGTGAGGCGGCCGGCCCCAGGCAGGACTCAGGTCAGGACCCCTGAGGGGAGAGGCCAAGAACAGGCTTTCAGCAGCCCAGCACCCTTGTCTAGCTGCACCCGGCCCCATGTGCCCCTCCTGAATCCTGGACAGCCATGCCAGCGGGCAGCAGCCACAGAGTAAATATGGAAGGAAAAGGCCCCTGGGCCTATGCAGCGATGAGCATTAgaactttcttttgaaataaaaaggagAGTGGAATCCAGAAATCATGCTACTAGGAATTCAAAACGCTTCATTACTACTCTGGCCCGGGCTGCTTACAGTGGGGCCCTCACAATGCTCTGGAGACCCTTCTCGCCCAACCCAGCTCCCAAGGAGAAGAGTCAGCCAAATACTCTCCCTCTGGTCCTGGAGCCTCCTCCAGCCCTGGGATGAACATACCAGAAACCAGTGTACAGCTTGTCACACCTTTTAAGAGAAAAGCACTCCAGACTTAACCATTTGGAAACCTAACTTTGGCATGTTTAAGTGACTGTGTCCCCATAGGTCTGGCTGGCAGCCATTACTTAGAAAGGAGAGGATCTCCTTTCTCTGGAGTTCCCTCAAGTTGCTCTCACCCAGGCAGCCTCAGAACCCTGGGTCTATGGGTCTACCAGGCCATTCCCAGTGCAAGCCTTGTGGATTCCCCCAGAGATGCTCTTGGCACATGCTATACCTTGGAGGAACCTAGGTTCAGAGAAAGCAAAAAACCAACAGCGCAGGTGAGGGTCAGTGTGACTGGCACCCAGATTCCATGGGGGTGGCTGCAGCCAGCTGCCCAGGCCCTGCTGAAGGGCAGTCATGAGCCTGGCCCATTCTGGCCACATACAAACAGGCCCAACCACCAGGGTTTGAGAGAAGCTGGGAATATGGGTTCCAAAGGATGGGCGCAAGTCTTTaaatgactcgatggacatgaatttgagtaaactccaggagttggtgatgggacagggaggcctggcgtgctgtgattcatggggcctcaaagagtcggacacgactgagcaactgaactgaagagaaaacCTCTGCCTACActtggggctggggcaggaggtTATCCTCCCTGTGAGAGCCCAGCTGCAATCCTGATTGTGATCTGGGTGAGGCAGCAGTGAGCGGTGGTATgaagtgagatcttaattcccttaatacccaggaattgaacctgggtatcctggaTGAGAACCAGCAATCCTGGCCACCAGACCAGCAAGGGCTAAAAGGCTAGAAGCTGGTTTTCCCTTGATCTTTGCCTCtggtgaaaaatgcat from Cervus canadensis isolate Bull #8, Minnesota chromosome 1, ASM1932006v1, whole genome shotgun sequence includes:
- the HEXD gene encoding hexosaminidase D isoform X1, translating into MSGSSPFKMRLVHLDLKGAPPKVCYLSEIFPLFRALGANGVLIEYEDMFPYEGHLRLLRAKHAYSPSEIKEILHLATLNELEVIPLVQTFGHMEFVLKHEALAHLREVARFPNTLNPHKEESLALVRTMIDQVMELHPGARWLHVGCDEVYYLGEGETSRQWLQQEPNSKAGLCLSHMEAVASHVRARYPTTTPLMWDDMLRDIPEDQLSGSRVPQLVEPVLWDYGADLDIHGKALLVEKYQKSGFSWLWAASAFKGATGVNQSLTPIEHHLRNHLQWLQVAGSMPADTLRGIILTGWQRYDHFSVLCELLPVGIPSLAVCLQALLHGDFAEHVKARVENFLGVSSLEEMDFRSEGASSFPGSDILALVIQVSLHLCSSVDALLERDRYVTGWFSAYHRRRKLIHPVMIEHIQPQALSLLARWDALAGELEAALQRVFYPDTVEEWLEENVHPSLRRLQALLQDLGEAAGPRQDSGQDP
- the HEXD gene encoding hexosaminidase D isoform X2, which encodes MSGSSPFKMRLVHLDLKGAPPKVCYLSEIFPLFRALGANGVLIEYEDMFPYEGHLRLLRAKHAYSPSEIKEILHLATLNELEVIPLVQTFGHMEFVLKHEALAHLREVARFPNTLNPHKEESLALVRTMIDQVMELHPGARWLHVGCDEVYYLGEGETSRQWLQQEPNSKAGLCLSHMEAVASHVRARYPTTTPLMWDDMLRDIPEDQLSGSRVPQLVEPVLWDYGADLDIHGKALLVEKYQKSGFSWLWAASAFKGATGVNQSLTPIEHHLRNHLQWLQVAGSMPADTLRGIILTGWQRYDHFSVLCELLPVGIPSLAVCLQALLHGDFAEHVKARVENFLGVSSLEEMDFRSEGASSFPGSDILALVIQVSLHLCSSVDALLERDRYVTGWFSAYHRRRKLIHPVMIEHIQPQALSLMRLVQRAQFHG